In Arachis hypogaea cultivar Tifrunner chromosome 7, arahy.Tifrunner.gnm2.J5K5, whole genome shotgun sequence, the genomic window AATATTGAAATATTAGAATTACttttagtggccatataaattgtcGAAAAAATGGTCACTAAAAATTATATACCTTTTGCAGCCATTAAAAAGGTCTTTACCGGCAAATATTATAATTGCCACTAAAACCTTTTAACGATGAAGTATAAGACGGCTAATGTCTAAATGCCGATAAATGTATTAATGGCTATTTTTATTGTtgctaaaagcaaaataaatggcCGCTAAAAATGATGTTTTTTGTAGCGTAAGAATTGAACTGGCAATCAAATTGGTTAGATTTTTGGTTTACTAGTTTACTGGTTTAGCCGATAAATTATTACTGGTTAAACCGGTAAAATCAgtttcacataaataaaaaatataaaatactaaaaatagttataaacttaaaaaattcaaaataccaATTCTTCACCAACATTTTAAAAACAACCAAGTTTCAAAGTCTAAAGATAACTAATACAAAGATAGACATGAAATTAGTTAGAACTACTACAATCCTATCTTAATTAGAcacaataagaataaaaattcatAAACTATATCCAAGGAGTGATTTTGAAGTCgaaaaattgttcttcatctgaCAAATATGGAGCTACATCCTGATTGGTTTCATTTTGATTTGCATTTTCCACATAATTATTAGCTCCATCATCATCCCGATCATCTTCCAAATCCAATTGATCTAGCATTATAGATATTGTTTCAcaaatcaagataaaaaataatataaaacatgtTATAAAGCATACCAAAATCATAGTTGatcataattcataaataaataaaagcatacCTAAATCATCTAAAAGTGATTGAAGAGACATATTTGCAAGATCATTTCGTAAAGCATCAACTTCTTCAGGAGTTAAAAATGGTGGTGAATCTTTCAATATCCATTCCGAATGATCCTCAAATGCATCAAGACAAATTTCATCATAAACTTGCTTTCTTGTTTCGTTCCTATGTTATCAATATACTTTGTTACTCTTGTgatgattaaaattttaaaataatgctttcaatataaaataatcaagAAAGTACCTTTGTTGTAACATTAAGTTGTAATGAACATAAACAAGATCATTAAGTTTTTGATGCTCTAACCGATTCCTCTTCTTTGAGTGAATGTGTTCAAAAATACTCCAGTTACGCTCACAGCCTGAAGAACTACAAGTTTGGCTTAAAATATGAATCACCAACTTTTGCAAATTTGGCGCTCCACAACCATAAGATTCCCACCATTGATCttaacataaaaaacaaaaaaaaactaatttatcaCAATCACAaatcataaatacatcacaatagTAAAAGACCAAATTTATGAAGAAATTCACCTAGCATAATAGTGCTACATTCACGTATTGCAGAAGGGCTTTCAAAATCTTGTTCAGCATTCTTAAAGATCCTCATCTCACTTGTCAGCTTAGAATTCAAATCAGAATCACCATAAGAATATTTCTCAATGACATCCAACAAGCGAGAAGTTGTTTGTCTGTGCTTTTCAAATTCTTCAGTATTAAATCGAAAAGCTGGATTTAACCAATAACCAGCGGCATGAAGATTTTTCTTAAGTTGTGCATCCCAACAGGTATCTAAAATCTTCAAATAAGGATCAACAACCTTGTTTCTTTTTTGAAACCTCTTCACCATTTTTCCTTTAGCCTTATAAATAGCTTGATAAAGAAAATCCATGGCAGCTCTGTCTTCACTATCCACAATATGTAAAACACGAACAAGTGGCTCAATAAGCTTAATAATATCAGTGCATTGACTCCAAAATTTAGAATCTAAGACTTGATCCACAAATCTCTTAGCTTTAGCTTCTTTGGAGTAAGCTGAGCTTGTCCATTCTTTAGAGGTCACCATAGATCTCAAAGGATCCTTTTGAGCCAAAACACTTTGCAAAGCAATG contains:
- the LOC112701521 gene encoding uncharacterized protein, with product MTKFTGGREILRPTPTWFAINFIALQSVLAQKDPLRSMVTSKEWTSSAYSKEAKAKRFVDQVLDSKFWSQCTDIIKLIEPLVRVLHIVDSEDRAAMDFLYQAIYKAKGKMVKRFQKRNKVVDPYLKILDTCWDAQLKKNLHAAGYWLNPAFRFNTEEFEKHRQTTSRLLDVIEKYSYGDSDLNSKLTSEMRIFKNAEQDFESPSAIRECSTIMLDQWWESYGCGAPNLQKLVIHILSQTCSSSGCERNWSIFEHIHSKKRNRLEHQKLNDLVYVHYNLMLQQRNETRKQVYDEICLDAFEDHSEWILKDSPPFLTPEEVDALRNDLANMSLQSLLDDLDQLDLEDDRDDDGANNYVENANQNETNQDVAPYLSDEEQFFDFKITPWI